The proteins below are encoded in one region of bacterium:
- a CDS encoding 3-dehydroquinate synthase, protein MSRFVLGPLAGLELEHYLRGGAPVFVVDAAVAAHHPDWLDQIQQGCTRLESPTLVLTGGEGVKTLARLGLIYDWLAARSVGRDGTVVGVGGGTVLDLVGLAAATWKRGVNFVALPTTLLAMVDAAIGGKTAINAAGLKNPVGAFHPASGILADCGFLTSLPLGAWRDGMAELVKTALIGDARLFADLHRDRAAIAALLGDRTAAPDAPVPGIIGALPWAEWIGRAARVKADVVNRDFRELGPRRALNLGHTLGHAVEAWSQDTAAPLSHGQAVAIGMAVVFRVAAERGTCPLPIAVQVIEILEACGLPVSCSCPPDPVLEVLISGDKKAVAGRGVRWVLPQEVGRMDLDGRVTTAELRKWLDD, encoded by the coding sequence GTGAGCCGGTTCGTTCTCGGCCCCCTGGCGGGCCTCGAACTGGAGCACTACCTGCGCGGCGGCGCCCCCGTGTTCGTGGTCGACGCGGCGGTGGCCGCGCACCATCCCGACTGGCTCGACCAGATCCAGCAGGGCTGCACCCGCTTGGAAAGCCCGACCCTGGTGCTGACCGGCGGCGAGGGCGTCAAGACCCTGGCCCGCCTGGGCCTGATCTACGACTGGCTGGCGGCCCGCAGCGTGGGGCGCGACGGCACCGTGGTCGGCGTGGGGGGCGGGACGGTGCTGGACCTGGTCGGGCTCGCCGCCGCCACCTGGAAGCGGGGCGTGAATTTCGTGGCCCTGCCGACGACGCTGCTGGCCATGGTCGACGCCGCCATCGGGGGCAAGACGGCCATCAACGCGGCGGGGCTGAAGAATCCGGTCGGGGCCTTCCATCCGGCCAGCGGCATCCTCGCCGACTGCGGCTTCCTGACTTCCCTGCCGCTGGGAGCGTGGCGCGACGGCATGGCCGAACTGGTCAAGACGGCGCTCATCGGCGACGCCCGGCTCTTCGCCGACCTGCACCGGGACCGGGCCGCCATCGCCGCGCTCCTGGGCGACCGGACGGCGGCGCCGGACGCGCCGGTGCCCGGCATCATCGGGGCCCTGCCCTGGGCCGAGTGGATCGGCCGCGCCGCCCGCGTCAAGGCCGACGTGGTGAACCGGGACTTCCGCGAGCTCGGCCCCCGGCGCGCCCTGAACCTGGGCCACACCCTCGGCCACGCCGTCGAGGCCTGGAGCCAGGACACCGCGGCGCCCCTCTCCCACGGCCAGGCGGTGGCCATCGGCATGGCCGTCGTCTTCCGCGTCGCCGCCGAGCGCGGCACCTGCCCCCTGCCCATCGCCGTCCAGGTGATCGAGATCCTCGAGGCGTGCGGGCTGCCCGTGAGCTGCTCGTGTCCCCCGGACCCGGTCCTCGAGGTCCTCATCTCCGGCGACAAGAAGGCGGTGGCGGGGCGCGGCGTGCGCTGGGTGCTGCCGCAGGAGGTGGGGCGGATGGATCTCGACGGCCGGGTGACGACCGCCGAGCTCCGCAAATGGCTGGACGACTGA
- a CDS encoding T9SS type A sorting domain-containing protein produces MPRTGPVRRRPAALFAVLALAMTGALPALAAALPDFEALRREAAARGGHWEVDETFSRSLTPDERAHLRGYAPPPGYQAELEKNLRIYPVAKTLPLNLNWRDLGGITPVKNQAQCGSCWAFAATAEMEAFIQIYYGQTLDLSEQQVVSCNPYGAGCDGGWATAAYYIFQQRGAVLEDCHPYLQADPPIAPCEETNFRKYGWITGFSYIVNDLEQIKAALQYGPVCTGIDGGPALEAYGGGCFDVPGSVINHLVLIVGYDDRACGGNGAWLIKNSWGPDFGDGGYAWIQYGAGLTGNSVTQLDYTPPPVTVAIAPGPTQTPLYADQWVDLSWTTTGPAVPAVDIWFGAGGACDDILVATNVPNTGSYSWLVPNESTDYGSLVVFPSSGTADGYGFTTGAVKVIGHRTRYVSPLGSNTAPYESIATAAHSIGDAVAACTGTDTVLVAGGDYAGNITLNRTVKVIGSWNTDFTVRDMDAHPTRLQGANSAIRVYAGAGDFGSVESLVVHGSTGGYASTPVGGQHGGAVYVNAAAPTFRDCRFENNRAAVGTGVGFGGAACVVGGAPVFDRCVFTGNTASGGGAVGVFAGAEATFTDCTFAANVLSDSLAANRGGAVHVSGATVHLAGATLVNNGAAGRGGAVFADQAVVSLHDTAIDGNRAREGGGAVTALGGSLDLCRVTLAGNSTLAGNGGALETDGTALDLRNVRATGNTAAALGGALAGLAASGRVENCQFDANTAASIGGAFVFGSGPLAVRQNMVFANAGGGLLVTGAEAVADGNNTWQNTGGDDLSAAPGPGSFSLDPRFVAAVAGDFSPGEHSPNVDAGAAGCLDPDGSPADVGLHGGPDAAFAQPAPIAGAALADLGGGVVRLTWDAAAAANTSHYVVYRDSTEIFRPSAAKTVRTVAHPTAFLDDTPPTGGWYYLVCAVDADGRCGGYSARVAVDGSGPSPVPDANLPRHLAITGVAPNPFNPRTTIAWDLPRRGQVRIAVYDLRGRLVRTLLDGQAEAGSHRTVWDGQDRHGRAAAAGIYFVRLSGAAGDRTRKMVLAK; encoded by the coding sequence ATGCCCCGCACCGGCCCTGTCCGCCGCCGTCCGGCCGCCCTGTTCGCCGTCCTGGCTCTCGCTATGACCGGCGCCCTGCCCGCCCTCGCCGCCGCCCTGCCCGACTTCGAGGCCCTGCGCCGCGAGGCGGCCGCCCGGGGCGGCCACTGGGAGGTCGACGAGACCTTCAGCCGGTCCCTCACGCCGGACGAGCGCGCCCACCTGCGCGGCTATGCGCCGCCGCCGGGCTACCAGGCCGAACTGGAGAAGAACCTCCGCATCTATCCCGTGGCCAAGACGCTGCCCCTGAACCTGAACTGGCGCGATCTGGGCGGCATCACCCCGGTGAAGAACCAGGCCCAGTGCGGCTCGTGCTGGGCGTTCGCCGCCACGGCCGAGATGGAGGCCTTCATCCAGATCTACTACGGGCAGACCCTCGACCTCTCCGAGCAGCAGGTCGTGTCGTGCAACCCGTACGGCGCCGGCTGCGACGGCGGCTGGGCCACGGCGGCCTACTACATCTTTCAGCAGCGCGGCGCGGTCCTCGAGGACTGCCATCCGTACCTGCAGGCCGATCCGCCCATCGCGCCCTGCGAGGAGACGAACTTCCGCAAGTACGGCTGGATCACGGGCTTCAGCTACATCGTGAACGACCTCGAGCAGATCAAGGCGGCCCTGCAGTACGGACCCGTCTGCACGGGCATCGACGGCGGTCCGGCCCTCGAGGCGTATGGCGGCGGCTGCTTCGACGTGCCCGGCAGCGTCATCAACCACCTCGTGCTCATCGTGGGTTACGACGACCGCGCCTGCGGCGGCAACGGCGCCTGGCTGATCAAGAACAGCTGGGGTCCGGACTTCGGCGACGGCGGCTACGCCTGGATCCAGTACGGGGCGGGCCTGACCGGCAACTCGGTCACCCAGCTCGACTACACGCCGCCGCCGGTCACGGTGGCCATCGCGCCGGGCCCGACCCAGACCCCGCTCTACGCCGACCAGTGGGTCGACCTGAGCTGGACCACGACCGGCCCCGCGGTGCCGGCGGTCGACATCTGGTTCGGCGCCGGCGGCGCCTGCGACGACATCCTCGTCGCCACGAACGTGCCCAACACGGGCAGCTACAGCTGGCTCGTGCCCAACGAGAGCACCGACTACGGCAGCCTCGTGGTCTTCCCCAGCAGCGGCACCGCCGACGGCTACGGTTTCACGACCGGCGCGGTGAAGGTGATCGGCCACCGCACGCGCTACGTGTCGCCCCTGGGCAGCAACACGGCGCCCTACGAGTCGATCGCCACGGCGGCGCACAGCATCGGCGACGCGGTGGCCGCCTGCACCGGCACCGACACGGTGCTCGTGGCCGGCGGCGACTACGCCGGGAACATCACCCTGAATCGCACGGTGAAGGTGATCGGGTCGTGGAACACCGACTTCACCGTGCGGGACATGGACGCCCACCCGACCCGGCTGCAGGGGGCCAACTCGGCCATCCGGGTGTACGCCGGGGCCGGCGACTTCGGCTCGGTGGAGAGCCTGGTCGTCCACGGGAGCACGGGCGGGTACGCGTCGACACCGGTGGGCGGGCAGCACGGCGGCGCGGTGTACGTCAACGCGGCGGCGCCGACCTTCCGGGACTGCCGCTTCGAGAACAACCGGGCGGCCGTGGGCACGGGCGTCGGCTTCGGCGGGGCCGCGTGCGTCGTGGGGGGGGCGCCGGTCTTCGACCGCTGCGTGTTCACCGGCAACACGGCTTCGGGCGGGGGCGCGGTGGGTGTCTTTGCCGGCGCCGAGGCGACCTTCACCGACTGCACCTTCGCGGCCAACGTCCTGAGCGACAGCCTCGCGGCGAACCGGGGCGGCGCGGTGCACGTGTCCGGCGCGACGGTCCACCTCGCGGGCGCGACGCTGGTGAACAACGGCGCGGCCGGCCGGGGCGGCGCCGTCTTCGCCGACCAGGCCGTGGTCTCGCTGCACGACACCGCCATCGACGGCAACCGCGCGCGCGAAGGGGGCGGGGCCGTGACGGCCCTCGGCGGCAGCCTCGACCTCTGCCGCGTCACCCTGGCCGGCAACAGCACCCTCGCCGGCAACGGCGGCGCCCTCGAGACCGACGGCACGGCCCTCGACCTGCGCAACGTGCGCGCCACCGGCAACACGGCCGCCGCCCTCGGCGGGGCCCTGGCCGGTCTGGCCGCGTCGGGCCGCGTCGAGAACTGCCAGTTCGACGCCAACACCGCCGCCAGCATCGGCGGGGCGTTCGTCTTCGGGTCCGGACCGCTGGCCGTGCGCCAGAACATGGTCTTCGCCAACGCGGGCGGCGGGCTCCTGGTCACGGGCGCCGAGGCCGTTGCCGACGGCAACAACACCTGGCAGAACACCGGCGGCGACGACCTGAGCGCCGCGCCGGGACCGGGCTCGTTCAGCCTCGACCCCCGCTTCGTGGCGGCGGTCGCCGGCGACTTCAGCCCCGGCGAGCACTCGCCCAACGTCGACGCCGGCGCGGCGGGCTGCCTCGATCCCGACGGCTCCCCGGCCGATGTCGGCCTGCACGGCGGCCCCGATGCCGCCTTCGCCCAGCCGGCGCCCATCGCGGGCGCGGCCCTGGCCGATCTGGGCGGGGGCGTGGTGCGCCTGACCTGGGACGCGGCCGCGGCGGCCAACACCAGCCACTACGTGGTGTACCGCGACAGCACCGAGATCTTCCGTCCCTCGGCGGCCAAGACCGTGCGCACGGTGGCCCACCCCACCGCCTTCCTCGACGACACGCCCCCGACCGGCGGCTGGTACTACCTGGTGTGCGCGGTGGACGCCGACGGCCGCTGCGGCGGCTACTCCGCGCGCGTGGCGGTGGACGGCTCCGGCCCCAGCCCGGTGCCGGATGCGAACCTGCCGCGCCATCTGGCCATCACCGGCGTGGCGCCCAACCCGTTCAACCCGCGGACCACCATCGCCTGGGACCTGCCCCGGCGCGGGCAGGTGCGCATCGCCGTGTACGACCTGCGCGGCCGGCTGGTGCGGACGCTGCTCGACGGCCAGGCCGAGGCCGGCAGCCACCGCACGGTGTGGGACGGGCAGGATCGCCATGGGCGGGCCGCGGCGGCGGGGATCTACTTCGTGCGCCTGAGCGGGGCCGCGGGCGACCGCACGCGGAAGATGGTCCTGGCCAAGTAG
- the priA gene encoding primosomal protein N', which translates to MDNQPACQHVEVAVPVPLDRTFTYRHVPDANGMPARVGDLVEVPFGRRRVLGLVVGAAAAAPGVREVDGVRLKDVRRVLDAAYRIEGERRRLADWLASYYMLPLGEVVPLFHPPQPGTRARGGLAELPAYPAVDRPDITLSPHQEAAVAAGRAHLAAGRFAAMLLHGVTGSGKTEVYLTLIEAALAAGRGAVFLLPEIALTPQTLARIASRFGPRVAAIHSGLSAGQRCGVHEAAARGGIDVVVGPRSALFVPIRDPGIIVVDEEHESSYKQDEKPRYHARHAALVRGREAGALVVLGSATPDLESMHNAREGRFELWELPERMGGELPPVEIVDLRGTGAVEGFTPALTEAMTATLDAGRQVILFYNRRGFARVLQCPDCGEVVMCPNCDIGLTYHLRPRRLLCHYCAFTRPVPEACPTCDAGEVRPSGGGTEKIELHLQGHFPAARILRLDRDTTTRRGSHREILAAFAAGEADILVGTQMVAKGHHFPGVGLVGVLAADDGLGLPDFRAAERSFQLLTQVAGRAGRAGAGRVVFQTWQPEHPVIAAAADHDYARFLADELPARMALGYPPERRLLRLGITGRRLGDTEAAAGRLAAALRGSFTRPALTILGPAPAVFPRLHDRYRFQILIKGALRSGEKAWLVGVMADLKAGFRGVDVSHDVDPVTVY; encoded by the coding sequence ATGGACAATCAACCCGCCTGCCAACACGTCGAGGTCGCCGTCCCGGTGCCCCTGGACCGGACCTTCACCTACCGCCACGTCCCGGACGCGAACGGGATGCCGGCGCGGGTGGGGGATCTGGTCGAGGTGCCCTTCGGGCGGCGCCGGGTGCTCGGCCTGGTCGTCGGGGCCGCCGCCGCGGCGCCAGGCGTGCGGGAGGTCGACGGGGTCCGGCTGAAGGACGTGCGGAGGGTGCTCGACGCCGCCTACCGCATCGAGGGCGAGCGGCGGCGACTGGCCGACTGGCTGGCGTCCTACTACATGCTGCCGCTGGGCGAAGTCGTGCCGTTGTTCCATCCGCCGCAGCCGGGCACCCGGGCGCGGGGCGGCCTGGCCGAACTGCCGGCCTACCCGGCCGTCGACCGTCCCGACATCACCCTCTCGCCGCATCAGGAAGCCGCCGTCGCCGCCGGCCGGGCCCACCTGGCGGCCGGCCGTTTCGCCGCCATGCTCCTGCACGGCGTGACGGGCAGCGGCAAGACCGAGGTCTACCTGACGCTGATCGAGGCGGCCCTGGCCGCCGGCCGGGGCGCCGTCTTCCTGCTGCCCGAGATCGCGCTCACGCCCCAGACCCTGGCCCGCATCGCCAGCCGTTTCGGCCCGCGGGTCGCGGCGATCCACAGCGGCCTGTCGGCGGGCCAGCGCTGCGGCGTCCACGAGGCCGCGGCGCGCGGCGGGATCGACGTGGTGGTGGGGCCGCGGTCGGCCCTCTTCGTGCCGATCCGCGACCCGGGCATCATCGTCGTCGACGAGGAGCACGAGTCGTCCTACAAGCAGGACGAGAAGCCCCGCTACCACGCCCGCCACGCGGCCCTGGTGCGGGGGCGCGAGGCCGGCGCCCTGGTGGTCCTCGGTTCGGCCACCCCCGACCTCGAGAGCATGCACAACGCGCGCGAGGGCCGCTTCGAGCTGTGGGAGCTGCCCGAGCGCATGGGCGGCGAGCTGCCGCCGGTCGAGATCGTCGACCTGCGCGGCACCGGCGCCGTCGAGGGGTTCACGCCCGCGCTGACCGAGGCCATGACCGCCACCCTCGACGCCGGCCGCCAGGTCATCCTCTTCTACAACCGCCGCGGCTTCGCGCGGGTGCTGCAGTGCCCCGACTGCGGCGAGGTCGTCATGTGCCCCAACTGCGACATCGGGCTCACCTACCACCTGCGGCCCCGGCGCCTGCTCTGCCACTACTGCGCCTTCACGCGGCCGGTGCCCGAGGCGTGCCCCACCTGCGACGCGGGGGAGGTGCGGCCCTCGGGCGGCGGCACCGAGAAGATCGAGCTCCACCTGCAGGGGCATTTCCCTGCGGCGAGGATCCTGCGCCTCGACCGGGACACCACCACGCGGCGGGGCAGCCACCGGGAGATCCTCGCGGCGTTCGCCGCCGGCGAGGCCGACATCCTCGTCGGCACCCAGATGGTGGCCAAGGGGCACCACTTCCCGGGCGTCGGGCTGGTGGGGGTTCTGGCCGCCGACGACGGTCTCGGCCTGCCGGACTTCCGCGCGGCCGAGCGCTCGTTCCAGCTGCTGACCCAGGTCGCGGGGCGGGCGGGGCGTGCGGGGGCGGGTCGGGTCGTCTTCCAGACCTGGCAGCCGGAGCACCCGGTCATCGCCGCCGCCGCCGACCACGACTACGCCCGCTTCCTCGCCGACGAGCTGCCCGCCCGCATGGCCCTCGGCTACCCGCCCGAACGCCGTCTGCTGCGGCTGGGGATCACCGGCCGCCGGCTGGGCGACACCGAAGCCGCGGCCGGGCGCCTGGCCGCGGCGCTGCGCGGCAGCTTCACCCGGCCGGCCCTGACCATCCTGGGCCCGGCGCCGGCGGTCTTCCCCCGCCTGCACGACCGCTACCGCTTCCAGATCCTGATCAAGGGGGCCCTGCGGTCGGGGGAGAAGGCCTGGCTGGTCGGGGTGATGGCCGATCTGAAGGCCGGTTTCCGGGGCGTGGACGTGAGCCACGACGTCGATCCGGTCACCGTCTACTGA
- a CDS encoding DUF3365 domain-containing protein: MRTRRSGRAPAALLVVAILAAPLFPTHVVPCAALADPAPAPTATTPRDGEYYFGQLRASIVEVVADHQALINRTPTGTVKDPALMPRAYADQAAGVFAGLVGSGFDPAGLGRDPAAIARALGTLLQAGRITTARLQTAINTEPDGTVVLKKFVPAAFGRLVAENFRRRTGVTIKQTTLGRGAYGPRNEFNAPDAWERGALRVIEANAGDAPAAFGEQVGADYRLVNPITIQEACLVCHGEPAGSPGPYGHPREGYRVGEIRGGISLTLPLAATTP, encoded by the coding sequence ATGCGCACCCGCCGCTCCGGCCGCGCTCCCGCGGCCCTGCTGGTCGTCGCGATCCTCGCGGCGCCCCTTTTCCCGACGCACGTCGTGCCCTGCGCCGCCCTGGCGGACCCGGCCCCGGCGCCGACGGCCACGACGCCCCGGGACGGCGAATACTACTTCGGGCAGTTGCGGGCGTCCATTGTCGAGGTCGTCGCCGACCACCAGGCCCTCATCAACCGCACGCCGACGGGCACGGTCAAGGACCCGGCCCTGATGCCGCGGGCCTATGCCGACCAGGCCGCCGGCGTGTTCGCCGGGCTCGTGGGGTCCGGGTTCGACCCGGCCGGGCTCGGCCGCGACCCGGCCGCCATCGCCCGGGCCCTCGGCACCCTGCTGCAGGCCGGCCGCATCACCACCGCGCGCCTGCAGACCGCCATCAACACCGAGCCGGACGGCACGGTGGTGCTGAAGAAGTTCGTGCCCGCCGCCTTCGGCCGTCTGGTGGCCGAGAACTTCCGCCGCCGCACGGGCGTCACCATCAAGCAGACCACCCTCGGCCGCGGCGCCTACGGCCCGCGCAACGAGTTCAACGCGCCCGACGCCTGGGAGCGCGGGGCGCTGCGGGTGATCGAAGCCAACGCCGGCGACGCCCCGGCGGCCTTCGGTGAGCAGGTCGGTGCGGACTACCGGCTCGTCAATCCCATCACCATCCAGGAAGCGTGCCTCGTCTGCCACGGCGAACCGGCCGGCAGTCCCGGCCCCTACGGCCACCCTCGCGAGGGCTATCGCGTCGGCGAGATCCGCGGCGGCATCAGCCTCACCCTGCCCCTGGCCGCGACGACCCCCTGA
- a CDS encoding response regulator, whose translation MQTVLIADDEHNIRHILDFSLHAEGFDVLSAHNGEDALAMAREHRPDLIILDVMMPGRGGIETCRALKEDIETAGIPVILLTARVGQADRQAGNEAGADQYITKPFSPQKVIDTVQQLLGARS comes from the coding sequence TTGCAGACAGTCCTGATTGCCGACGACGAGCACAACATCCGCCACATCCTCGACTTCAGCCTGCATGCCGAGGGCTTCGACGTGCTGTCGGCCCACAACGGCGAGGACGCCCTGGCCATGGCGCGCGAGCACCGCCCGGACCTGATCATCCTCGACGTGATGATGCCCGGCCGCGGCGGCATCGAGACCTGCCGCGCCCTGAAGGAGGACATCGAGACGGCGGGCATCCCCGTGATCCTGCTGACGGCGCGGGTGGGCCAGGCCGATCGTCAGGCCGGCAACGAGGCCGGGGCCGACCAGTACATCACCAAGCCCTTCAGTCCGCAGAAGGTGATCGACACGGTGCAGCAGCTGCTCGGCGCGCGCTCCTGA